In Candidatus Nitrosarchaeum limnium SFB1, the following proteins share a genomic window:
- a CDS encoding hypothetical protein (hypothetical protein Nmar_0302), producing MGKIRIRTGRGTGTKEIDDGEKAWAGDAYKKVQEEKKKQAANRMVHTGRGTGAKRLGDLPESKPRPSTEGMTRITGRGTGSRKSTNKGSS from the coding sequence ATGGGAAAAATTAGAATTAGAACAGGTAGAGGTACCGGAACAAAGGAAATTGATGACGGAGAAAAAGCTTGGGCAGGAGATGCATATAAAAAAGTCCAAGAAGAGAAGAAAAAACAAGCAGCAAATAGAATGGTTCACACAGGTAGAGGTACAGGTGCAAAGAGATTGGGAGATTTACCTGAATCAAAACCTAGACCTTCAACTGAAGGAATGACAAGAATTACGGGTAGAGGAACAGGTTCTAGAAAGAGCACTAACAAAGGTTCATCATAA
- a CDS encoding Rieske (2Fe-2S) domain-containing protein, with protein sequence MGKIIAGKTSDITPGKMIKVSVDGKEIMVANIDGTYCAVDDACTHSGSSLSEGKLDGCNVICGWHGAQFDCKTGKLFKFPAKIRDLASYNVSVEADNVFLEM encoded by the coding sequence ATGGGTAAAATAATAGCAGGAAAAACTTCAGATATCACCCCTGGTAAAATGATTAAGGTGTCTGTAGACGGTAAAGAAATCATGGTTGCAAATATTGATGGTACTTATTGTGCAGTGGATGACGCTTGCACTCATTCAGGTTCTAGTCTTTCAGAAGGAAAATTAGATGGATGTAATGTAATTTGTGGATGGCATGGAGCTCAATTTGATTGTAAAACCGGTAAATTATTTAAATTTCCAGCAAAAATTAGAGATTTAGCATCATACAATGTTTCTGTTGAAGCAGACAATGTATTTTTAGAGATGTGA
- a CDS encoding Mg2 transporter protein CorA family protein, which yields MKRGFITNRLHVGKKPIGVTINRSIETIQGKNFQWIDLQNPDRNDIEKLAAQYNWNSLNIEDCMTKSELPKLDSYDDHFFVILHFPSLLRQPGISRNSQLSMFVGKDFLVTIHQGDLKPLVDLLNTCKNDLDQHRKERLLGMSTGNLLHEIIDILVDDLLHVSRKVIANLDDLEEEVFDEAKSVARSVALLRRENNSMRRIANPLKKFVLEIAKIIKRFSDEEDLALYFDDVIDHIDKVIETLEESRETMEIYKDTDFMLSTEKTNKILAVLTIIFTFSIPGTAVATFYGMNVNLPGGVMDVNNIPTFLGAYTSFFILILAALIPVVIMFIYFRKLGWINN from the coding sequence ATGAAGAGGGGATTCATTACTAATCGATTACATGTTGGAAAAAAACCAATTGGCGTTACAATAAATCGAAGTATAGAAACAATTCAAGGTAAAAATTTTCAATGGATTGATTTGCAAAATCCAGACAGAAATGATATTGAAAAGTTAGCTGCTCAATATAATTGGAATTCATTAAACATAGAAGATTGTATGACTAAATCTGAGCTTCCAAAATTAGATAGTTACGATGATCATTTCTTTGTAATATTGCATTTCCCTTCACTATTAAGACAGCCAGGAATTTCTAGAAACAGTCAACTTTCGATGTTTGTTGGAAAAGATTTTTTGGTGACTATCCATCAGGGGGATTTAAAGCCATTAGTAGATTTATTGAATACTTGTAAAAATGATTTAGATCAGCATAGAAAAGAAAGATTACTTGGAATGTCAACAGGAAATCTGCTTCATGAAATAATAGATATTTTGGTAGATGATCTATTGCATGTGTCTAGAAAAGTAATTGCAAATTTAGATGATCTTGAAGAAGAAGTTTTTGATGAGGCAAAATCAGTTGCAAGAAGCGTGGCGTTACTGAGAAGAGAGAATAACAGTATGAGAAGAATAGCAAATCCATTAAAAAAATTCGTATTAGAAATTGCTAAAATCATTAAAAGATTTTCTGATGAAGAAGATCTTGCATTATATTTTGACGATGTGATAGATCATATCGACAAAGTTATTGAGACTCTAGAAGAATCTAGAGAAACAATGGAGATTTACAAAGATACTGATTTCATGCTCAGTACTGAAAAAACAAACAAAATACTTGCAGTGTTAACAATAATTTTCACATTTTCAATTCCAGGAACAGCTGTGGCAACATTTTATGGAATGAACGTAAATTTACCGGGTGGAGTAATGGATGTTAATAACATACCAACATTTTTAGGAGCATATACATCATTTTTCATATTAATTCTGGCTGCATTAATACCAGTGGTCATAATGTTTATTTATTTTAGAAAACTTGGATGGATAAATAACTAA
- a CDS encoding 5-carboxymethyl-2-hydroxymuconate Delta-isomerase: MKIARIVHENTETYGFVKGDKISTKDEITYQTGVPIPQSIKEFLFDGWYDEIKGKLDTLPYEENISKFKLLSPIPNPNKIICLAFNYIDHAKEQNLLPPEDPAIVLKPRTALNGTDTDIICPDFVTQLDYEVELALIIGKNCKNIDEKQAKEAIFGYMILNDVSARDIQFKDKQFTRGKSFDTFAPSGPWITTVDEIEDPQNLKLTTKVNGDLRQNSSTNNMFIKIPEIVSKLSKVMTLEKGDIISTGTPAGVMLNKPNAVFLKNGDKIEMEIEKLGILKNTIRFVNGN; encoded by the coding sequence ATGAAAATAGCACGAATAGTTCATGAGAACACCGAAACATATGGTTTTGTAAAAGGAGATAAAATTTCTACAAAAGATGAAATAACATATCAAACAGGAGTTCCAATTCCTCAAAGTATCAAAGAGTTTCTTTTTGATGGATGGTATGACGAAATCAAAGGTAAGTTAGATACTTTACCTTATGAAGAAAATATTTCAAAATTTAAATTATTAAGTCCCATTCCAAATCCAAACAAAATAATCTGTTTAGCTTTTAATTACATAGATCATGCAAAAGAACAAAATCTTTTACCTCCAGAAGATCCAGCAATTGTATTAAAACCTAGAACTGCCCTAAATGGCACAGATACAGATATCATTTGTCCAGATTTTGTAACCCAGTTAGATTATGAGGTGGAATTAGCCTTGATAATAGGCAAAAATTGTAAAAACATAGATGAGAAACAAGCAAAAGAAGCAATATTTGGATATATGATTCTAAACGATGTTTCAGCAAGAGACATTCAATTCAAAGACAAGCAATTTACAAGAGGTAAAAGTTTTGATACATTTGCTCCGTCAGGACCATGGATAACAACAGTAGACGAGATTGAAGATCCACAGAATTTAAAATTAACAACAAAAGTCAATGGAGACTTGAGACAGAATTCATCAACAAATAACATGTTCATAAAAATACCAGAGATAGTATCCAAATTAAGTAAAGTTATGACTCTAGAAAAAGGAGACATCATTTCAACTGGAACTCCTGCAGGAGTGATGCTAAACAAACCAAATGCAGTATTTCTTAAAAATGGCGATAAAATAGAAATGGAGATTGAAAAATTAGGAATTTTGAAAAATACCATTCGATTTGTAAATGGAAATTAA
- a CDS encoding hypothetical protein (hypothetical protein Nmar_0305), whose protein sequence is MIDRININVSAVDYDKTGKAISQQLSLLEEMVHEQEGFVMTDSEFAFGWHFFVVSVNKRLVEKLVDQMGADFERLKGKGIEKKFLTWLTSNLEGKTPRFKLAIKEEMESSKYGIF, encoded by the coding sequence ATGATAGACAGAATAAACATCAATGTATCTGCTGTAGATTATGATAAAACAGGCAAGGCAATTTCCCAACAACTTTCTCTTTTAGAAGAAATGGTTCACGAACAGGAAGGATTTGTAATGACAGATTCAGAGTTTGCTTTTGGTTGGCACTTTTTTGTTGTAAGCGTGAATAAGAGATTAGTTGAAAAACTCGTTGATCAGATGGGAGCAGATTTTGAGCGATTAAAAGGAAAAGGCATAGAAAAAAAATTTCTAACATGGCTTACAAGTAATTTGGAAGGCAAGACACCCAGATTCAAGCTTGCAATTAAAGAAGAGATGGAATCTAGCAAGTACGGTATTTTTTAA
- a CDS encoding transketolase central region, with product MTDMRSEYSKTLIEIGKENPNIVVLGADTTDSLKTSGFGKIFPNRFFNVGIAEANLVSTSAGLAASGKISFASTYAIFLPGRAVDQIRNGIAYPSSGNKKGLNVKLVVSHGGLSVGPDGGSHQQIEDIAIMRAIPNFRVFIPADTFAVSKLTRLMANEYGPFYMRMARSNTPVVYSESQDFQIGKGITLRDGSDCTIAACGITVRMALEAADSLNQEGISCRVLDMFSIKPIDAELLEKAARETGGIVTCEDHNIMGGMGSAVAESVSERYPVPIKRIGAQDMFGESARDNEIPLLLEKHGITSFNITKQVKEIRSRKQ from the coding sequence ATGACTGACATGCGTTCAGAGTATTCAAAAACACTAATTGAGATTGGTAAAGAAAATCCAAATATTGTAGTTTTGGGTGCTGATACTACTGATTCTCTTAAAACTTCTGGATTTGGAAAGATATTTCCAAATAGATTCTTTAATGTAGGAATTGCCGAAGCCAACTTGGTCTCCACATCTGCTGGACTTGCAGCTTCTGGAAAAATATCTTTTGCTAGCACATATGCAATATTTCTACCCGGACGTGCTGTAGATCAAATAAGAAATGGGATTGCATATCCTTCATCTGGAAATAAAAAAGGTCTCAATGTAAAATTAGTTGTTTCTCATGGCGGTTTGTCAGTTGGACCTGATGGTGGTTCTCATCAACAAATTGAAGACATTGCAATAATGAGGGCAATCCCTAATTTTCGTGTGTTTATACCTGCTGATACTTTTGCAGTTTCAAAATTAACTCGTTTAATGGCAAACGAATATGGCCCGTTTTACATGAGAATGGCAAGATCAAACACTCCAGTAGTTTATTCAGAATCTCAAGATTTTCAAATTGGTAAAGGCATTACACTTCGAGATGGTTCTGATTGTACTATAGCTGCATGTGGAATTACAGTAAGAATGGCCCTTGAAGCAGCTGATTCATTAAATCAAGAAGGAATTTCATGTAGGGTATTGGATATGTTTTCAATAAAACCAATTGATGCTGAACTTTTAGAAAAAGCAGCAAGAGAAACTGGAGGTATAGTAACTTGTGAAGACCACAACATAATGGGAGGCATGGGATCAGCAGTTGCAGAATCTGTATCTGAGAGATACCCTGTTCCAATTAAAAGAATAGGTGCGCAAGATATGTTCGGCGAATCTGCTAGAGACAATGAAATTCCTTTGCTTTTAGAAAAACACGGAATAACATCTTTTAATATAACAAAACAAGTCAAAGAAATAAGGAGTAGAAAGCAATGA
- a CDS encoding hypothetical protein (hypothetical protein Nmar_0306), whose protein sequence is MALKEYNVKKAVGIDNNPEKIRQAKEILNKENILGELICEDIQNSNILDATVILFWFTDEEIINHMMNKFKELKSGTKIVTIWGPLPNSLPEKVEFPYIINQTPFKKTNSLQEQLLAVFGVKCINFVTAWEFAERYTKAISTPEIGNDRFLTIIQTLVIWINARNLGVACGEDIPESIQTYIDIMKTHFDIDFEHLLK, encoded by the coding sequence ATGGCATTAAAAGAATATAATGTAAAAAAAGCTGTTGGAATTGATAATAATCCAGAAAAAATAAGACAAGCAAAAGAAATTCTGAATAAAGAGAATATCTTAGGAGAGTTAATTTGTGAAGATATACAAAATTCAAACATTTTAGATGCGACTGTAATTTTATTTTGGTTTACAGATGAAGAAATTATCAATCACATGATGAATAAATTCAAAGAACTGAAATCAGGTACAAAAATAGTAACAATCTGGGGACCATTACCAAATTCTCTTCCTGAAAAAGTAGAGTTTCCATACATAATTAACCAGACTCCGTTTAAGAAAACAAATAGTCTACAAGAACAGTTGTTAGCAGTTTTTGGTGTAAAGTGTATTAATTTTGTAACAGCGTGGGAATTTGCAGAAAGATACACTAAAGCAATAAGTACGCCTGAAATTGGAAACGACAGATTTCTAACGATTATTCAGACTCTAGTGATTTGGATTAATGCAAGAAATTTAGGAGTTGCATGTGGAGAAGATATTCCTGAATCCATTCAAACGTATATAGATATTATGAAGACACATTTTGACATAGATTTTGAACATCTTTTGAAATAG
- a CDS encoding putative transaldolase — translation MKIFLDTANLEAIRKFNDMGLLDGITTNPSLLSKEGGNPKDVMEEIAKIIKGDVSLEVVSTEYSGMIEEGKRLREYGKNVVVKVPMTPDGLKACKSFSLQGIPVNVTLVFSPNQALLAAKSGAKYVSPFIGRLDDIGQDGMSLIQDIKTIFKNYPEFKTQILVASIRHPMHVIDAAKIGADVVTLPPAVLDKMLQHPLTDIGLENFLSDWEKLNSRI, via the coding sequence ATGAAAATTTTTCTTGACACTGCAAATCTTGAAGCAATTAGAAAATTCAATGACATGGGATTGTTAGATGGTATTACAACAAATCCGTCCCTTTTGTCTAAAGAAGGTGGAAATCCAAAAGATGTCATGGAAGAAATTGCAAAAATAATCAAAGGTGATGTTAGTTTGGAAGTTGTAAGTACTGAATATTCTGGAATGATAGAGGAGGGTAAACGTTTACGTGAATATGGTAAAAATGTAGTTGTAAAAGTTCCGATGACTCCTGATGGTTTGAAGGCATGCAAGTCTTTTTCATTACAAGGAATACCTGTTAATGTTACGTTAGTTTTTTCTCCAAATCAAGCATTACTTGCTGCAAAATCTGGTGCAAAATACGTCAGTCCATTTATTGGTAGATTAGATGATATTGGTCAAGATGGAATGTCTTTAATTCAAGATATTAAAACTATTTTTAAGAATTATCCGGAATTTAAAACTCAGATACTTGTTGCAAGTATTCGTCATCCAATGCATGTGATTGATGCTGCAAAAATTGGTGCAGATGTTGTTACTTTACCTCCAGCAGTTTTAGATAAAATGTTACAACACCCCTTGACTGATATTGGACTAGAAAATTTTCTATCAGATTGGGAAAAACTAAACAGCAGAATTTAA
- a CDS encoding GCN5-related N-acetyltransferase, which produces MVTTMIREANNSDKSSILNFCKNTFSWGDYIQYVWNHWLAEGNLFVIEKKQPVGICHAIFSKNQVWVEGIRINPDNRRQGLASKLVHHVESIAKEKLINFSYMLIDIENFSSLEMAKNLNYKIYETWNFYSILPQITHEHNIEFGQIPHTKKITHYVKSWRWLVLDEKSLVQLYKQNKIIVANNSGDASIAILTDSEHFANTLIVTLFSGSEKNTLELISYIQNYCVEKKYHKIQILTREKISFTNSIEHKITFNLMRKSLN; this is translated from the coding sequence ATGGTAACAACAATGATTAGAGAAGCCAATAATTCTGATAAATCATCCATCCTGAATTTCTGTAAAAATACATTTTCTTGGGGTGATTATATCCAATATGTCTGGAATCACTGGTTAGCTGAAGGTAATCTGTTTGTTATTGAAAAAAAACAACCTGTAGGGATATGCCATGCAATTTTTTCAAAAAATCAGGTATGGGTTGAAGGAATTAGAATAAACCCTGATAATCGTAGACAAGGATTAGCCTCAAAATTAGTTCATCACGTAGAATCAATTGCTAAAGAAAAATTAATCAATTTTTCATACATGCTAATTGATATTGAAAATTTTTCTTCTCTTGAAATGGCAAAAAATCTTAATTATAAAATATATGAAACTTGGAATTTTTATTCTATTTTGCCACAGATTACACATGAACATAATATTGAGTTCGGTCAAATTCCGCATACTAAAAAAATTACTCATTATGTTAAGTCATGGCGGTGGTTAGTGTTAGATGAAAAATCTTTGGTCCAGTTATACAAACAAAATAAAATTATTGTGGCAAATAATTCTGGGGATGCTTCAATTGCAATTTTAACTGATTCAGAACATTTTGCTAATACTCTAATTGTTACTTTGTTCTCTGGTTCAGAAAAAAATACTTTGGAACTAATTTCTTATATTCAAAACTATTGTGTAGAAAAAAAATATCATAAAATACAAATTTTGACTAGAGAAAAAATTTCTTTTACAAATTCAATTGAGCACAAAATCACATTTAATTTAATGAGAAAATCTTTAAATTAA
- a CDS encoding hypothetical protein (hypothetical protein Nmar_0307) produces the protein MADDKQNKETMKEAIETLNQIATNHSTPKTIKKAITDLITDLNNEEYSLSVRANNTISLLDDVTQDPNMPSYVRTQLWQAVSKLESIRE, from the coding sequence ATGGCTGACGATAAACAAAATAAAGAAACGATGAAAGAAGCAATAGAAACACTAAATCAAATTGCTACAAATCATTCAACACCAAAGACGATTAAAAAAGCCATCACTGATCTGATTACAGATTTGAATAACGAAGAATACTCATTATCAGTAAGAGCAAACAACACAATAAGTTTGTTAGATGATGTAACACAAGATCCCAATATGCCATCATATGTAAGAACACAACTATGGCAGGCAGTATCAAAACTAGAAAGTATAAGAGAATAA
- a CDS encoding glutamyl-tRNA synthetase, translating to MDEETRREIRKIALQNAYEHEGKTQDKIVLAKILGTKPEFRSKAKEIASDISEIVSLVNQISFDEQKKEIEENFPDILIPKEKIEEREGLPPLKGAEQGNVITRFPPEPNGYPHIGHAKAAIINSEYAKMYGGKFILRMDDTNPEAERMEYHAAIKVGLDWLGIKFDIIKSTSDDMEIFYEKGIELINSGKAYVCTCKREDISKNRKELKACKCSRGDIKQNVQGWGKMFDKFKPGDAIVRFRGDMKADNAVMRDPVLFRIIDEKHYTLGNKYRVWPSYDLAVAIEDSIDGVTHAFRSKEFELRKELIDAILDALNMRKPYQDFFSRLEFKGMPISKRILKPLIEEGKVSWYDDPRLPTLESLKRRGIKPEAIKKFILSLGLTKANTLAPFDALESFNRKFVDADSIRLFMVSKPKKLKIKKLPFTSVEISNHPIKNMGKRKINLDENIFISGEDADVIKEGTQIRLLGLGDVMISKRNDEFEGEFLENVKSPSQQKIQWVSQKDAHMIKILIPKQLFIDDEFNENSLEELEVYTEPHYLQLKDGEEIQFVRFGYCRKDSQNQAIFTHK from the coding sequence TTGGATGAAGAGACTAGAAGAGAAATTAGAAAGATAGCACTACAAAATGCATATGAGCATGAAGGAAAAACTCAAGATAAAATTGTACTAGCAAAAATTCTTGGAACAAAACCGGAGTTTAGATCCAAAGCAAAGGAAATTGCTTCAGATATTTCAGAAATCGTTTCATTAGTGAATCAAATTTCATTTGATGAACAAAAAAAAGAGATAGAAGAAAACTTTCCGGATATATTAATTCCAAAAGAAAAAATTGAAGAAAGAGAAGGATTGCCCCCATTAAAAGGTGCAGAACAAGGAAATGTCATTACAAGATTTCCACCTGAACCTAACGGATATCCACACATAGGTCATGCCAAAGCAGCAATCATAAATTCAGAATATGCAAAAATGTATGGAGGTAAATTTATTCTAAGAATGGATGATACAAATCCAGAAGCTGAAAGAATGGAATACCATGCAGCAATTAAAGTTGGACTAGATTGGTTAGGGATAAAATTTGACATAATAAAAAGTACTTCAGACGATATGGAAATATTTTATGAAAAAGGAATTGAATTAATTAATTCTGGAAAAGCTTACGTGTGTACTTGTAAAAGAGAAGATATCAGTAAAAATAGAAAAGAGCTAAAAGCATGCAAATGTAGCAGAGGAGACATTAAACAAAATGTTCAGGGTTGGGGAAAAATGTTTGATAAATTCAAACCTGGAGATGCAATTGTAAGATTTCGTGGAGATATGAAGGCAGATAATGCAGTCATGCGTGATCCAGTATTATTTAGAATAATTGATGAAAAACACTATACATTAGGAAACAAATATCGAGTTTGGCCAAGTTACGATTTAGCAGTAGCAATTGAAGATAGTATTGATGGGGTTACTCATGCATTTCGTTCAAAAGAATTTGAGTTAAGAAAAGAGCTAATCGATGCAATACTAGATGCGCTAAATATGAGAAAACCATATCAAGACTTTTTTTCTAGGCTCGAATTCAAAGGAATGCCCATTTCTAAAAGAATACTCAAACCATTGATAGAAGAAGGAAAGGTTTCATGGTATGATGATCCAAGATTACCCACACTAGAATCACTAAAAAGGCGAGGGATTAAGCCAGAAGCAATAAAAAAATTCATTTTATCATTGGGTTTAACAAAAGCAAACACTCTAGCACCTTTTGATGCACTTGAATCATTTAATAGAAAATTTGTAGACGCAGATAGCATTAGATTGTTTATGGTTAGTAAACCAAAAAAACTAAAAATAAAAAAATTACCATTTACATCTGTAGAAATTTCAAATCATCCAATTAAAAATATGGGAAAACGAAAAATAAACCTAGATGAAAATATTTTCATTTCAGGAGAAGATGCAGATGTTATCAAAGAAGGAACTCAGATCAGATTATTAGGGTTGGGTGATGTGATGATATCAAAAAGAAATGATGAGTTTGAAGGGGAGTTTTTAGAAAATGTCAAGAGTCCAAGCCAACAAAAAATTCAATGGGTTTCACAAAAAGATGCACATATGATTAAAATCTTAATTCCAAAACAATTATTCATTGATGATGAATTTAATGAAAATAGTTTAGAAGAGTTGGAGGTTTATACAGAACCACATTATTTACAATTAAAAGATGGTGAAGAAATTCAATTTGTCAGATTTGGATATTGTAGAAAAGATTCCCAAAATCAGGCAATTTTCACACACAAGTGA
- a CDS encoding Universal stress protein UspA and related nucleotide-binding protein, with the protein MKKIKNILVPLDGSKSSLKGLRLASTIAKSSNAKITGINVVRYSLGFHFPVSSEIKKKNTKEAESIILEAKKSVMKDKVIFIGKILKGENIGKTIFDFLKTKKFDLVVIGSRGPNPGAEVFLGSVANYLLHKSKIPITIVK; encoded by the coding sequence TTGAAAAAAATTAAAAACATACTAGTTCCACTTGATGGTTCAAAATCATCGTTAAAGGGATTAAGATTAGCTTCAACTATTGCAAAATCATCAAATGCAAAAATTACAGGCATAAATGTTGTCAGGTATTCACTAGGATTTCATTTTCCAGTTTCATCTGAAATTAAGAAAAAAAATACCAAAGAAGCAGAATCGATAATTTTAGAAGCCAAAAAGAGTGTAATGAAAGATAAAGTCATATTTATAGGAAAAATTCTAAAAGGAGAAAATATTGGAAAAACAATTTTTGATTTTTTGAAAACCAAGAAATTTGATCTTGTTGTAATAGGTTCAAGAGGACCAAATCCTGGTGCGGAGGTATTTCTTGGAAGTGTTGCAAATTATTTACTTCATAAATCAAAGATACCTATTACTATAGTAAAATAA
- a CDS encoding polyprenyl synthetase produces the protein MKKEKSIEKNAKIVNKYLNSKLKGNPKSLYDAASHLIVHGGKRLRPYMVIKSCQILGGNTATAMPAASAVEMIHNFTLVHDDIMDNDEMRHGVPTVHKKFGMPIAILAGDVLFSKAYQIISESNISKDSTVQLVSRLAKACVDVCEGQLLDVKMAEGKRIPTQKEYIAMIGKKTAALFDVSCSMGAICATNNQKDILNLSNFGKNLGIAFQITDDLIGVMGDSKITKKPVGNDLREGKKSLPILMAIKLSKGKDHKIILKAFGNPKATKNDLKNAVDVIQSLGIEVEVRSQALKYAEMAKKSLSKYSGPAKTELIDLLDFVVKRSL, from the coding sequence ATGAAAAAAGAAAAATCAATTGAAAAAAATGCAAAAATTGTTAATAAATATTTAAATTCAAAACTAAAAGGAAACCCTAAATCACTTTATGATGCAGCATCTCATTTGATTGTTCATGGGGGGAAAAGATTAAGACCATATATGGTCATCAAGAGTTGTCAGATTCTGGGTGGAAATACAGCGACCGCAATGCCTGCTGCAAGTGCAGTAGAGATGATACATAATTTCACATTGGTACATGATGATATAATGGACAACGATGAAATGCGTCATGGTGTTCCAACAGTTCATAAGAAATTCGGAATGCCAATAGCAATTTTAGCTGGGGATGTATTGTTTTCAAAGGCATATCAAATTATTTCAGAGTCAAATATATCCAAAGATTCTACAGTTCAATTAGTTTCGAGATTAGCAAAAGCATGTGTTGATGTGTGTGAAGGTCAATTATTAGATGTAAAAATGGCAGAGGGGAAAAGAATCCCAACCCAAAAAGAATACATTGCAATGATAGGAAAAAAAACTGCAGCATTATTTGATGTTTCATGTTCAATGGGAGCTATTTGTGCAACCAATAATCAAAAAGATATTTTGAATTTATCAAATTTTGGTAAAAATCTAGGTATTGCATTTCAGATTACTGATGATCTTATTGGGGTAATGGGCGATTCAAAAATTACAAAAAAACCAGTTGGCAATGATCTAAGAGAAGGAAAAAAATCACTTCCAATTCTTATGGCAATAAAATTATCTAAAGGTAAAGACCATAAAATAATTCTAAAAGCATTTGGAAACCCAAAAGCAACAAAAAATGACCTTAAAAATGCAGTTGACGTAATTCAATCTCTTGGTATAGAAGTAGAAGTAAGGTCTCAGGCTCTAAAATATGCAGAGATGGCAAAAAAATCACTCTCAAAATATTCAGGTCCAGCAAAAACAGAATTGATAGATCTTTTAGATTTTGTAGTAAAAAGGAGTCTATAA